In the Nitrospirota bacterium genome, GTGCAAGAAGGGTGGTTGGAACCTGGATATACCGTATTCCCCTCATGTAAGTTGCAGCCACAAAGCCAGCCATATCTCCTATGACCCCTCCTCCAAGGGCAATAAGAATCGAGCTTCTGTCAAACCTTGCCTTAAGTAGCTCAGAATATATATTCGACACCCATAATAGCTCTTTATATTCCTCTCCATCAGGGACTGTAACAACAAGTGGCTTCATCGAATGTTCTTTCAGGGCGCGTGCACAGGCATCGCCATAAAATGCCCATACCGTGGGGTTGGTTATAACTGCCACTTTTGAGGGCCTGAATTCCTTAACTCTAACGCCGAGTTTATTTAAAGTCTTTCTGCCTATTAAAATGCTATAGCTTCTTTCCTTGAGACTAACTGTTACTTCTGATTCAAGGGCAAGCATTTCAATGATTTCCTGTGCTGCCTCTCCAGGCGCGATAAAGCTCGTATCAACCACTATATCAGCCTGCTCATAAAGCGGTTCTCTTTCAGCGAGCAGCCTGTTAATCTCTATCAGGGGTTCTTTAACGTCAAGAAGTGGTCTCTTACCCCCTTCTGACATTGTCCTTCGAAGTATTACTTCCGGGTCGGTCTTAAGCCATACAATAATTCCTCTTTGACTCAGGTTTTCAACATTCCTTTTATCCTTGACTATGCCCCCTCCTGTTGCAATAACGGTTCTGTCCTGTTTTGAGACATCTTCAACAACTAAACGTTCCACTGACCTGAAATAGTCTTCACCCTTTTTCTTAAAGATAAGAGAGATTGGCATCCCCTCTTTCTCTTCTATAAGAAGGTCTGTGTCCAGTAATGGGTAGCCCAATCTCCTGCTGAGTTCCTGGCCAACAGAAGTCTTACCAGACCCCATAAAACCTGTAAGGACAATCTTCACCTTAAAATACCCTCAGAATTCCCTGATCTGCTTAAGATAACCCTCATAGTTTCTTTTTACTTCACCCATGCTATCACCGCCAAACTTCTCAAGAAAACACTCAGCAATTACGAGGGCTGTCACAGCCTCGCCAATTACAGATGCCGCTGGCACAGCACAAACATCTGACCTCTCATATGCTGCTTTAAAAGGTTTTTTACTGATAATATCTACGGATTGAAGAGGCTTTTTCAATGTCGGGATTGGTTTCATAGCAGCTTTGATAACTATTGGCATACCATTGCTTATTCCACCCTCAATCCCTCCAGCATTGTTAGTCTTTCGATAAAACAGTGAACCGTGAACCGTGAACCGTGAACGGTCATAAAAAATCTCGTCCATCACCTCAGAGCCAAAATGGCCTGCCATCTCAAAGCCAAGGCCAATCTCAACACCCTTTATTGCCTGAATACCCATCAGTGCATAGGCAAGCCTTGCATTTAGCCTCCTGTCCCACTGAATATAACTTCCAAGGCCAGGTGGCACCCCAAAGGCAATAATTTCAAAAATCCCGCCGAGAGTATCTCCCTTTGCTCTTGCCTTATCAATTTTAGCAATTATTTTTTTCTCAGCCATTTTATCCGCACATCTCACAGGAGAAACCTCTGCCTTATCAAAAAGCGATAATAAATAGTCGGCTCGCCCAGGAAGAGGGGCGAGGTATCGCCTCGCCCCTACTGACTGCTGACTGCTGACTCCACCTATTTCGATTACATGGCTTATAATTTTGATATTAAACTCTGACAGAAATTTCTTTGCCACTGCCCCGAGAGCTACCCTTGCAGCAGTCTCCCTTGCACTTGAGCGTTCAAGGACGTCTCTTATATCCCTGTGTCCATACTTCAAGGCACCAGAGAGGTCAGCGTGTCCTGGCCTTGGCCTTGTTACATGAGGGAGTGAGTTTTTATCTTCCTCGAGAGGTGACATGGCTTTATCCCAGTTAGGCCAGTCTTTGTTTTCAATTAGAAGGGCAATAGGTGAGCCAATTGTTTTGCCCCAGTGGACGCCAGAAATTATCTTTACTGTATCCGCCTCTATCTTCATCCTGCCCCCGCGGCCGTAGCCCTTCTGGCGCCTTGCAAGGTCTTTATTTATAATTTGCGGGGGTATACTCAAACCAGATGGAATGCCTTCAATAATACAGATAAGGGCACACCCATGGGACTCGCCCGAGGTGAGGTATCTCAATTTTTCTGGCATGCAGAAATTGTTTTTGAGTTAAAAGTTTAGAAGTTATTGTAGGGGCGGGCATTTTTCCGCCCTTAATGGTTTAAAATTTATTTTAAAAATGTTTAGTTAGCTCGCGGGGTTTTAGAAAACCCCGCTTATCTTCCAACTTTTAACTTGTCTTTAAGTTTTCTTAACAATCCTCGGAGTTATAAATATGAGAAGCTCGCTTGTACTGTCTTCATCCCTTTCTTTCTTGAAAAGCCAGCCTAAAACAGGGATTTTGGAAAGAAGAGGGACACCATCCACACTGTTCGATTTTGTATTCTTAAAAATTCCTCCAATCACAACTGTATCATTATCTCTAACTAAAACCTGTGTTTTTGCCTCTTTAACATCGATAGCTGGTGGGGTTCCCCTTGAAAAATCTGCTTCATTTTTCTTTGTTTCTATCTTCATCAGAACAGTACCCTCTGGGGTTATATGGGGAGTAACTGTAAGTTCCAGCGTCGCATCGACAAACTCTGTCTTTGTACCTTCAGCAGAAGTTGTCTGATAAGGTATTTTCTTGCCCTGTTGAATAGTAGCCTTTTCATTATCAAGGGTCATTATCCTCGGATTTGATATTATCTTGCCTTTGCCAGAACCCTCAAGCGCTGAAATCTGCCAATCGAGGAGGAATTTACCTGCTGATAGGCCTAAACCTAATGCCCCACCTGAACCAGCGCCCACTGCAGCCGGGAGATTAACATTGAATGCGGTCCCCGTATATCCAACTCCACCTGTTAAGGCATCGGCTGTTGTATCAGTTGATTTCTTTTTTGTAGCGCCACCGTATACCAGGACATCACCATTTTGATACCAGGCACCCCACTGAATACCGAGTTCTTTTACGAATTTTGTGTCCACCTCAACAATTTTTGCATCGATTACTACCTGTGGCGTTGCTAAATCGAGAGTCCTAATAAATTTCTCATACTCTTGGTGCCTGCCTTCGATATCCTTTATAATAAGGGTGTTTGTCCTTTTATCAATGCTCACATTACCTCGCGTAGTTAATATCTTAGCCTTATCAATAGACTCCCTGACCTTATCAGGATCAGCATAGTTAACAGTGTAAACCTTTGTCACAAGCTCTTCTGCCTTTATCTTTGCTTCTTCTGCCTTGGCTATCTCGTCCCTCTCCTTGGCAAAGACTGATGTCGGAGCTATCCGAATTATATTCCCATCTACGGTCTTGGACAGGCCATAATTTCTTAAAATTATGTCAAGGGCATGATCCCAGGGAACATTCATCAGCCTCATGGAAAACTTTCCTTTGACGTCAGGGCTTACCACTATATTATAGCCACTTACATCTGCAATCAGTCTGAAGATATGGACAAGGTCTGCGTCCTGAAAGTCGAGAGATATTTTTCTACCTGTATATTTTCCAGGTGTAAGAACTTCAGTCTCAGGTTTGGCCTTGGGCGAATTCAAAGGCATCTTTTCTTCAACTGCAGGCTTTTCTGCCTTTGCTACTACAGTCGCAGGTTTTCCAAAGGCAACTACAATCTGAGAATTTTTTGATGAGATATCGAACTTAGATGCTTCTGTCAGGTCAAGCACAATCCTTGTCTTGTCAGGGTGTTTGCCAACCCTTATCCCTGCAACCGGCGGCTCATACACCTTGAGCGATTTAACCTGTGTAGAAACCTTAGGTATATCAATCACTAAGCGGTTACCTTTAGCCTGAAAGACCTTGGGAGACATTTTCCCGTCTCCGCTTATCAAAACCAGAACCTGACCGTCAGATTTGCTGACCTCGATATTATTTATTGCCGTTGCATCTTTAAGGGGAATTTCCTCCTTTTTCTCCGGTGTAGAAACAGGTTTTTCTTCCTCTGATGGTTTCTCGGCCTTTGGCTCCTCTACAGGCTTCTCAGCAACTACCTGGGGTTGTTCTTTTTCCTCAGCAGCAACAGGTGTGCTTGGAATCGAAAGAATCAAGGAATTTCCCTCCAAAAGAGGTTTAACTTCAGCAGGTGCTGTGAGGGTAATATCAAATCTTGCAGAACTCTGAGGACCTTCAACCTTGGTAGGTATTATTTCTGCAACTGCACCTCTGTCAGCAACAATTTTATCAGTAAATTTACCGGGGTCTGTGTTATTAAGTTCTACCACCACTTTATACGGATCCGATGGTTTGTATATTGTATAAGTGAACGGAGAATCGCTCTCTATCACGACTTCTGTAAAGCCGGCTTTTTCATTGACACTTATATTGGTTATAGTCGGGTTTTTGGTTGTTTCCTGAGGAGTGGTGGATGCCGCATATCCTAAGGCAACAATAAATGATAACAAGATAATACTTATTTTTAAAGTCTTCATTCTCCCTCCTCCTTACGGAGCTTTAAAATTATCTCTCTCGGTTTTAGTTCTCCTTTATAATTCTTTGCAGTTTCCTGTATTGTTACCCTGTCCTGTGATATTTTCTTCACTTTGCCCATATGAAGGCCAAGGGTTGTACCTACTCTAACGGTGTATGCCTTTTTATCAGGGGCAAGCAGTAGCGCATAATATTGATTTTTATCCCAGGCAGTAGCTATCAACTTAAAATCGGCTATATCATAACTCTCTAAACCTGTCCCCCTTAGTTTCTTTTCTTTCCCCTTTTTAACTTCTATAAGCGGAACAAAGGGATCGCGCCTACCCTTCGACTCGTATACATAGCCCTGTTCCTCAGGTTTTGGGGCTTCCTGAACCTGCTCCTTCACCTCTGCCTTTTCGACCTTGGCTGGTTTTGGAGGAGCCTTTGGAGGCTCTTTCTTACAACCGCCAAGAAAAGAAAAAGCAAAAAAGGTAACAATCAAGACCGTAAGTAATTTCGTCATTTTTTTGCTGCTCCAGGTTTTGGCGCTGCGGGTTTTGGTTTTGCACCTGGTTTCTCCGCTGGTTTTTCTTCCTCTTTTAAAGAAGAAAATGTAGTGGCTGTACAGGTGATTCCCATATGGTAAGTACCCTTTTTAGCCTTCGGCGCGCCTAATTTTATATTTGATATATTTACAATACGTTTCAACCTGCTTACATGACTGAAGAATACACCGAGGTTATGATAGTCGCCCACAAGCTCAACGCTAACAGGTATTTCCATATAAAGTCCGCTCGGGTCAGCTTTTTTTGCCCCAGGCTTCCATAAAAGGATTTCAAGGCCTGATTCGAGACCCAGGTCTGATACCTGTTTGAGGAGCCCAGAGACTTCCTTTTCCTCAGGGAGTTGCTCCTGTAACTCCTTCAGCCTTGCCTTTAGCCTTTCATTCTCTGCCTTAAGGGCATCCAGCCTCCTTACTTTGACCTCGCTGTCTAAAATCTCCTTATCAAGTTTTGTAATGGCAGCATTCAGCGTTGTTATTTCTTTGCTTTTTGGAGAATAAACAACAAAATAAAACGCTACGGTTAATATCACAGCAGGTAAAAATGCCAGTATTATTTTTACGGCTGGCGGGGCGCCCTTTATGTCTAAATTAAGTGCCATGTCACACCTTGACCTTAAGCGTCATTTTAAACTGATACACAGTAGCATTCTCAATTGTTGCCTGTTTTGATTCGAGCAAGGCAACATCAGTAAGATATTTGGAGCCTTTTAAATTATCAACATAGCCTACAAGGTCTGAATTCGTAAATGCATAACCTTCCAGATTTACTGCCCCTCCTGTCTCTACCAATGAAGTAAGCCAGACCCCTTTCGGCAGCATGGCACTTACCTCATCGAGTAATCTCAGCGGAGCATTTTGTTTTCTCTTTAATAGTTCAATAATATTTTTCTTCTCTTCGTAGACTTTATTGTCTTTCTCGTAATTTTCAACTTCTTTTATCTTTGCTTTAAGTTCAACTATTTTACTCTCTTTTGCTGCCTTTTGTGCTTTAAGTTCAGACACCTTGTTCGTGTAGTAGAAAAATAAATACCCGATGACTAAAACAGCTAAAATAGATATAAAAACACCTGAAAAGAATAGAGCTGAGATAGGCTTTGGTTTTTTCTTACGTTTTACCGGTAGGAGGTTTATTTTTATCATCTGTCTCCAATCATCCTGAGAGCCAGGCCAACAGCAACCGCTGCAATAGGCCCGACATCTTTCAAGTATCCTTTATCGAGACTGGCTGGTACCTGTATATTTTTAAAGGGGTCTACTATTTTGACCCTGATGCCAAGCCTCTCTGATAAAAGATCAGGGAAACCTTTAAGCAGTGCGCAACCTCCACAAAGAACAATTTCATGAATATCTTCCTGGGATGTTGTCCCTTTAAAATAGTCGAAAGATCTGGATATCTCTACGATTATGTCCTCAGAGGCAGCTATCAGAACAGAAGATACATCATCTTCTGAAATTCCACCTATGGTTCCACCACGTTTCAGCCTTTCGGCATCATCGTAGGATATAGAAAACTCCTTCTGAAGGGCCTCGGTATGGAGGTTTCCACCAAGAGAACTGTCTCTTGTAAAAACAGAAATACCCCCTTTCAATATATTTATATTTATAGAGCTCGCCCCAACATTGACAAGGGCAATATTTTTACCTCCCTCAATTTCATAATTAATTTCATACATATTCTCGAGGGCAAAGGCACCGACATCTACAATTGCAGGGTTCAGGCCTGCTTCTCTGACAACAGAGACATATTCATTTATCCTGTCTTTCTTGACTGCAACTATAAGGACATCCATCTGGCCTGTCTCTTCCCTCGGCCCTAATATCTGGAAATCAAGATTTACATCCTCTATATCAAAAGGTACGTACTGCTCTGCCTCAAATTTTATAGACTCGCTTAGTTCTTCCTCTGACATTTCAGGCAAAGAAACTCGTTTTATGATTACAGAGGCATGCCCTGCAACAGCAACAGCTACATCTTTCGCTTTTATTTTTGCCTCTCTAATAACGCCCTTTATTGTCTCTACCACCCTCGGAGAATCTAAAATCGAGCCGTCTACTATCAGCTCCGGCAGTAAAGGGGCTATCCCGAACCGTTCGAGCTGGTAACTACCATTCATCTCTTTAAGCTGAATTGCTTTGATATGCCTGGAGCCAATATCCAGACCCACTATGTCCTGTTTAGACCCAAACATAAAGTGTTAGATTTACTTAACAATCTATGAGACATATTGTCTATCTTTGAACCAAGTATTACAATGATTATCCTCTTTGAAATCTGAGGGTAGTGTAAAAATTTCTGACACTTGAGCCTTTATCATTTGGTTGACTCCTAAAAAGCTTATCTATTATAATTTTTTATCGGGCGATTAGCTCAGGGGGAGAGCGCTGCCTTCACACGGCAGAGGTCGCTGGTTCGAAACCAGCATCGCCTACCATTTATGAAAAAGGCCATCCAGTCTTCGAAACTCGGGAATCAGGAGAAGATGGAGGCAATAAGAAGGCTGGCGAGGTATTTTAGTTATTAGCTGAAAACGGAGGTATTATGAAATATCAGGTTGGAAAGCCGGGAAGGGTTGTTGTAGCAAGGTTTGAGGATAGAGAGGATGTGCTTGGCAATCTTGTTGATGTTGCAAAAAGGGAGAACATAAGGGCAGCGGTGTTTTATCTGGTTGGAGGTATGCGTAAGGGAAGGATTGTAGTTGGCCCTGAAAAGGATGAACTTCCGCCAACGCCTGTGTGGAAGGAACTTGGAGAGAGTCACGAGGTTACTGGCTTTGGCACAATATTCTGGCAGGCAGAGGAGCCAAAGGTCCATTTCCATGGCGCATTCGGGAAAAAAGATATGGTTAAGGTCGGCTGTCTAAGGGAAAAATCAGAGACATTTCTCGTGCTTGAGGCTGTAATAATAGAGATTGCGGGGGTCAATGCAGTCAGGGAATTTGACCCATCGTTAGGTCTTACCCTTCTCAAACTATGAAAATAAGCCACAGAGTTCACAGAGATTTTGGTGTCAGTGTTTAGTGTCAGTGTCAGATGTAGGACGGGGTTACCCCGCCCCTACTGTTTACTATTATTTAACACCCTCTGTGTTCTCTGTGGTTCATCAGAAAACAGGAGGAAAAAGATGAAAATTCTGGATGTTGTAAAAGAGAGACGGAGTATAAGAAAGTTTCTTCCAAAAGAAATTCCAGAAACAATTCTTGAGGGCATTAAAGATTCCCTTATCTGGGCACCAAGCGCCGGCAACCTTCAAAGCAGGAAGTTTTATTTTGTCTTTAACAGGGAAATAAAAGAAAAACTCGCCTCCGCAGCCCACGGGCAGAATTTTATAGCAACGGCTCCCCTTGTTATTGTTGGATGCCTTGATACCAGGATAAGACAGTATTATGGCGAAAGGGGGACAGGACTTTATGCAATACAGGATGTGGCTGCAAGTATTATGGGCATGATGCTGGTAGCCCATGAGGCAGGCCTCGGAAGTGTCTGGGTCGGCGCCTTTGATGAAAAGGAAGTTATTGAGATTCTTGACATGCCTGGAAATCTCAGGCCAATAGCCCTGGTGCCGGTAGGTTATCCTGCTTATATACCCTCGCCACCGCCAAGGGTACCAAAAGAGGAGGCCATAGTGACAATTAATCCCATTTAATCCTGAGCTCGTTTATTTTCTTTCTTAAGGTATTACGGTTAATACCAAGAAGTTTCGACGCCTTTATCTGATTCCCTTTTGTCTCTCTGAGAACCATTGATATGAGGGCCTTTTCAACCTCTGAAATAACTGTGTCATAGAGATTAAATTCTTCAAATGTCTTTATTCCCCGCATAAAGCCTTTTAGTTTCTCTTCAAGAAAGCCGCTTATAGATTTTACCTCTCTGCGGCTGAGGTCAAAGTCCTCAATTTTTAATACCGGCCCTTGAGAAAGCAGGCATGCCCTCTTAACCGAGTTTTCAAGCTCCCTGACATTGCCAGGCCACCCATATTCCATCAGATAATCTTCTACTTCTTTTGAAAGCTCCTTCGGGCCAGTATTGATCTGTTCTTCAGATAGACGGATAAAATGCCTGGCAAGAGGTAGAATATCCTCCCGCCTATCCCTGAGGGGAGGGAGTTTTATCTGAACTACATTGAATCTATAGAAAAGGTCCTCCCTGAAACTTCCCTTTCTCACTGTTTCCTCTAAATCTTTATTGGTCGCGCCTATTATACGGACATTGATTCTCACAGGTTTGTTCCCACCGAGGGGAGTGACTTCATGCTCCTCAAGTACCCTGAGAAATTTGGCCTGCAGCCCTGGCGCCATCTCACCTATTTCATCGAGGAAAAGAGTTCCACCATCCGCAGCCTCAAGTTTTCCACACTTCCGTTCAACAGCCCCTGTAAAAGCGCCCTTCTCGTAGCCAAAGAGTTCAGCTTCCAGGAGGTCTCTGGGAATAGATGCAGAATTTAATGCAATAAAATGCCCGGAAGTCCTTGGGCTATTGTAATGGATGGCCTTTGCCACAAGCTCTTTCCCTGTGCCGCTTTCTCCAGTAATCAACACTGTAACGTCTTTTGGAGCCACCTTTCCAATGGTTTTAAAGACAGTCAACATAGGAGCGCTCGTACCAATCATCGATGGCGCCCTGTATTTAGATGAGACTGCCTGTCTGAGTTTTATAATCTCATCCTCCCTTGCCTTGTCCTTTATTGCCTTTTCGAGTAGAATTTTTAATTCTTCAATGTCAAAAGGTTTTTCAAGGTAATCGTAAGCCCCTATTTTTATTGCCTCAATAGTCTCTTCCATACCTCCGTGGGCTGTTATAATTATTACAGAGCTTTCAGAAGAAACTTCTTTAACTTTTTTTAAAACTTCAAGGCCATCCATATCTGGTAGCTTGAGGTCCAGAATAATTAACGGGTAACCTGCAGAAAGGGCTTCTATGCCGTCAGATGCATTATTTACAGGTGTTACTGCATAGCCATCTGTCTTGAGGGCCCTGGTAATAACCCAGCTTATACTCTCATCATCATCTATGAGAAGAACTTTCTTATCCATGATCAGTCAGAGATTCGTTCCAAACCTGTTAACTTCTAATTTCTAATCCCCAA is a window encoding:
- the pilM gene encoding type IV pilus assembly protein PilM; translation: MFGSKQDIVGLDIGSRHIKAIQLKEMNGSYQLERFGIAPLLPELIVDGSILDSPRVVETIKGVIREAKIKAKDVAVAVAGHASVIIKRVSLPEMSEEELSESIKFEAEQYVPFDIEDVNLDFQILGPREETGQMDVLIVAVKKDRINEYVSVVREAGLNPAIVDVGAFALENMYEINYEIEGGKNIALVNVGASSININILKGGISVFTRDSSLGGNLHTEALQKEFSISYDDAERLKRGGTIGGISEDDVSSVLIAASEDIIVEISRSFDYFKGTTSQEDIHEIVLCGGCALLKGFPDLLSERLGIRVKIVDPFKNIQVPASLDKGYLKDVGPIAAVAVGLALRMIGDR
- a CDS encoding nitroreductase family protein, whose amino-acid sequence is MKILDVVKERRSIRKFLPKEIPETILEGIKDSLIWAPSAGNLQSRKFYFVFNREIKEKLASAAHGQNFIATAPLVIVGCLDTRIRQYYGERGTGLYAIQDVAASIMGMMLVAHEAGLGSVWVGAFDEKEVIEILDMPGNLRPIALVPVGYPAYIPSPPPRVPKEEAIVTINPI
- a CDS encoding iron-containing alcohol dehydrogenase, giving the protein MKIVLTGFMGSGKTSVGQELSRRLGYPLLDTDLLIEEKEGMPISLIFKKKGEDYFRSVERLVVEDVSKQDRTVIATGGGIVKDKRNVENLSQRGIIVWLKTDPEVILRRTMSEGGKRPLLDVKEPLIEINRLLAEREPLYEQADIVVDTSFIAPGEAAQEIIEMLALESEVTVSLKERSYSILIGRKTLNKLGVRVKEFRPSKVAVITNPTVWAFYGDACARALKEHSMKPLVVTVPDGEEYKELLWVSNIYSELLKARFDRSSILIALGGGVIGDMAGFVAATYMRGIRYIQVPTTLLA
- a CDS encoding DUF296 domain-containing protein, which translates into the protein MKYQVGKPGRVVVARFEDREDVLGNLVDVAKRENIRAAVFYLVGGMRKGRIVVGPEKDELPPTPVWKELGESHEVTGFGTIFWQAEEPKVHFHGAFGKKDMVKVGCLREKSETFLVLEAVIIEIAGVNAVREFDPSLGLTLLKL
- a CDS encoding pilus assembly protein PilP, with the translated sequence MTKLLTVLIVTFFAFSFLGGCKKEPPKAPPKPAKVEKAEVKEQVQEAPKPEEQGYVYESKGRRDPFVPLIEVKKGKEKKLRGTGLESYDIADFKLIATAWDKNQYYALLLAPDKKAYTVRVGTTLGLHMGKVKKISQDRVTIQETAKNYKGELKPREIILKLRKEEGE
- a CDS encoding sigma-54-dependent Fis family transcriptional regulator, which produces MMDKKVLLIDDDESISWVITRALKTDGYAVTPVNNASDGIEALSAGYPLIILDLKLPDMDGLEVLKKVKEVSSESSVIIITAHGGMEETIEAIKIGAYDYLEKPFDIEELKILLEKAIKDKAREDEIIKLRQAVSSKYRAPSMIGTSAPMLTVFKTIGKVAPKDVTVLITGESGTGKELVAKAIHYNSPRTSGHFIALNSASIPRDLLEAELFGYEKGAFTGAVERKCGKLEAADGGTLFLDEIGEMAPGLQAKFLRVLEEHEVTPLGGNKPVRINVRIIGATNKDLEETVRKGSFREDLFYRFNVVQIKLPPLRDRREDILPLARHFIRLSEEQINTGPKELSKEVEDYLMEYGWPGNVRELENSVKRACLLSQGPVLKIEDFDLSRREVKSISGFLEEKLKGFMRGIKTFEEFNLYDTVISEVEKALISMVLRETKGNQIKASKLLGINRNTLRKKINELRIKWD
- the pilQ gene encoding type IV pilus secretin PilQ — its product is MKTLKISIILLSFIVALGYAASTTPQETTKNPTITNISVNEKAGFTEVVIESDSPFTYTIYKPSDPYKVVVELNNTDPGKFTDKIVADRGAVAEIIPTKVEGPQSSARFDITLTAPAEVKPLLEGNSLILSIPSTPVAAEEKEQPQVVAEKPVEEPKAEKPSEEEKPVSTPEKKEEIPLKDATAINNIEVSKSDGQVLVLISGDGKMSPKVFQAKGNRLVIDIPKVSTQVKSLKVYEPPVAGIRVGKHPDKTRIVLDLTEASKFDISSKNSQIVVAFGKPATVVAKAEKPAVEEKMPLNSPKAKPETEVLTPGKYTGRKISLDFQDADLVHIFRLIADVSGYNIVVSPDVKGKFSMRLMNVPWDHALDIILRNYGLSKTVDGNIIRIAPTSVFAKERDEIAKAEEAKIKAEELVTKVYTVNYADPDKVRESIDKAKILTTRGNVSIDKRTNTLIIKDIEGRHQEYEKFIRTLDLATPQVVIDAKIVEVDTKFVKELGIQWGAWYQNGDVLVYGGATKKKSTDTTADALTGGVGYTGTAFNVNLPAAVGAGSGGALGLGLSAGKFLLDWQISALEGSGKGKIISNPRIMTLDNEKATIQQGKKIPYQTTSAEGTKTEFVDATLELTVTPHITPEGTVLMKIETKKNEADFSRGTPPAIDVKEAKTQVLVRDNDTVVIGGIFKNTKSNSVDGVPLLSKIPVLGWLFKKERDEDSTSELLIFITPRIVKKT
- the pilO gene encoding type 4a pilus biogenesis protein PilO, giving the protein MALNLDIKGAPPAVKIILAFLPAVILTVAFYFVVYSPKSKEITTLNAAITKLDKEILDSEVKVRRLDALKAENERLKARLKELQEQLPEEKEVSGLLKQVSDLGLESGLEILLWKPGAKKADPSGLYMEIPVSVELVGDYHNLGVFFSHVSRLKRIVNISNIKLGAPKAKKGTYHMGITCTATTFSSLKEEEKPAEKPGAKPKPAAPKPGAAKK
- a CDS encoding PilN domain-containing protein, whose amino-acid sequence is MIKINLLPVKRKKKPKPISALFFSGVFISILAVLVIGYLFFYYTNKVSELKAQKAAKESKIVELKAKIKEVENYEKDNKVYEEKKNIIELLKRKQNAPLRLLDEVSAMLPKGVWLTSLVETGGAVNLEGYAFTNSDLVGYVDNLKGSKYLTDVALLESKQATIENATVYQFKMTLKVKV
- the aroC gene encoding chorismate synthase, with protein sequence MPEKLRYLTSGESHGCALICIIEGIPSGLSIPPQIINKDLARRQKGYGRGGRMKIEADTVKIISGVHWGKTIGSPIALLIENKDWPNWDKAMSPLEEDKNSLPHVTRPRPGHADLSGALKYGHRDIRDVLERSSARETAARVALGAVAKKFLSEFNIKIISHVIEIGGVSSQQSVGARRYLAPLPGRADYLLSLFDKAEVSPVRCADKMAEKKIIAKIDKARAKGDTLGGIFEIIAFGVPPGLGSYIQWDRRLNARLAYALMGIQAIKGVEIGLGFEMAGHFGSEVMDEIFYDRSRFTVHGSLFYRKTNNAGGIEGGISNGMPIVIKAAMKPIPTLKKPLQSVDIISKKPFKAAYERSDVCAVPAASVIGEAVTALVIAECFLEKFGGDSMGEVKRNYEGYLKQIREF